The genomic stretch CTTTATGGATATTATACCATCGCCGTGGTCAAAGCGAAACGAGCTGGGCCGCATGGAACAGCGGCCCAGCATGACGACGGCAGCATTCCTAAGATTATTTGAACATGAAGAACAGGACCACGCCAACCACGACCAGAGCAAGCCACCACCACCAGGGGAACCCCCAGATGAACCCGGCGTGCCTGACACCTGCCAACTCTTCTGCCATTGGCAATCCCCCTTTCGGATCAGAACCACCACTCGATGAAGAGGAACACGATGAGGAGCAGGAACAGGGGCAACAGGCGCCCGACGCCAGTCTGGGAGGAGAAGATCTCGTCAAGTTTCATTCTCCCACCTCCGATGAGCTGTTCATTGATCGCACTTGTTGTCTTCTGGCGGCGCCTCCGCACCGAGCACATCCGCGAGTTTAGGCAGGATATTGGAGCGCATGCCCTCCTCTGCCAGGGAACCGAGCATTGCTGCGAAATTCGGGTCGGCTGCGGCCCTCGCCATCATGCTCTGAAGCAACTTGGTCACATCCTCCGGTCGAGGCGCGCCCTGATGCTGACCCTGATTCCCCTTGGCCTTTCCGAGATCGTCGGTGGGTGCGCCTGTGAAATCAAACATGTTATCTACCGCCTTCGCCACAGTCTTGGGATCCAACTCCATGTTGGCAAGATTCGAAAGAAACGCCAGAGGCCTATCTCCGCCCACTCCACGCCTCTTCTTCATGACACCCCCGAGGGAGTCGAAGATCGTTATGAGATTGACGGAACCCAGAAGATCATCCACGGCCGCCTGCCCGCGACTGCTCAGGAACGGGCGGAGCGCTCGCATCAGCCCCACGCTCTCGGGGTCAGTCGGTACTCTCATTGAATCACCCCCAATTCCTCACGGTCCGAGCACGCGCTTCTTCGACACCCTGGCCAGCGCAGCCGAGACGTTGATGATCCCAGCTCCCTGTTCATCAGAGGATGCTCCATCCAGCCTATCTGCACTGGACTGCAGTATCGACTTGATGTCCGACGGTGAGAGGCTGGAATCCGCCTCCAGCAGCAGCGCAACCGCCCCGGCGACGTGCGGAGAGGCCATGGAGGTGCCCGAACTCCGCCGGTACTTCCTTCCCGGCCATGTGGAGAGAATGTCGACGCCAGGCGCGCATAGAGCCACTTCCCTTCCCCGGCTGGAGAAGTCCGCGATTCCATCATCCTTATTCGTGGCCGTGACCGCGATGGTCTCGACGTACTTCGCCGGATACCCCACACTGTTCGCAGTGGGTCCCTCATTTCCGGCTGCGCACACCATGCTCATCCCAGCCCGCCTCGCGTTCTGGATTCCATCCCGGAAGGTCTGGTTCTCCTTGCTCGAACTCAAGCTCATGTTGACGACCTTGATGCCCTTGTCGAGACACCACCCGATGCCCTCGATGAGTGTTGACAGCTTCCCGGAACCCTTACTATCGAGGACCTTCACCGCATACACAGAGGCCTTGGGCGCCACGCCCGTTATGCCAATCCCGTTATGCAGGGCAGCGATGGTGCCAATCACGTGAGTTCCGTGACCATTGTCATCCCTCGCCGAAATCGCCCCGGATAGAAGAGTGTGATTAGCCTTGATATTCCCTGCCAAATCCGGGTGGGTCTGATCCACGCCAGTGTCCAGCACCGCCACCTTCACGCCACGACCGCTCTTATCCACGCCTTCCAGATGGATGCGAGCCACTCCCCAGGGGATATCCTCGCGAGTCCTGGGACCCCACGCCAGTGAGCCGAGCTCATACACCATCTCGATATCCAGGTCGTCATCGACCCTCACAACGCCGGCCCTTTTCGAGGCCAGCGACTCCACATCACCAGATTCGTCCTCATCAACCAGCACAACCATGCCGTGGACCAGCGGGAGTTCACGCAGTATGTGCCCCCTGCAGTTTTCGAGGATGCCAAACCACTCATCGCGGCGCGCCTTCTCGTCGAAGATCACGATCTTTTGATGCCTGGGCTTTCCGTCCGGAGAAGTCCTGTAAGGCTCGCGCGGAGTCTCCTGCCGTCGCCTGGACCCGAACATAACCTCACCTCCCAATGGACTCTATCGAGGAGGCTCACCACGACCTGGAATCAGCCTCACCTCGGGCGGCATCCCGACCGACGCATCATCCGTTTCTTTTCCGTCATCTGCAGTAAGCCACATGCTGGCCAGGAGCGCACCCATGACGAGTATGTCGGTAATGAACCCCCTACTCGACGCCTCCTCCATAACCGCGTCCCCCCTTTTCACGCAGAGCGCCGTAACCTCAGAGCGCTATAGATTATGACTTTGGAACACCTATGGTTACGGTGAAGCTCCGCTTTTTCGGAAGCGAGCAATGAAGGCGGACGGAGGGCCGCGATTACCTGACCCGGGTATCTTGGATGAACTGCTCAGAGGTGGTATAATCGCGCTGTGGGGGCTTGAATGATACCCCTAGTTGCAGAAAGGAGGCGTAGTACATGAGGAAGTCTCTGGCGCTGATCGGAGTCGTTGCCATTCTGGCTGTCGCAGCGGCCTCCATCGCAGTGTTCGCAGCGGAACCCATGCCTGGGCTCGGCAGCGCGGCTGATGTCAACCCCAACGGGTGTGTTGACTGCCACAAGAAGACAGCGGATGGCAAGGACTACTCGCTGCCTGCCGAGATTAAGAACCTTAAGAAACACCCCAAGGCTTCGGATTCGATGCTGTCAACGCTCAAGGGGTGCTACACCTGCCACGCGAAGCGGGCAGACCTGGGCGGACTGATGCACGCCGCTCATCTTACAGGCAAGGACAACTCGTTCATCAAGGCATATGATGGAAGCTGCACTCACTGCCACAGCGTGAATGCTGCGACCGGTGCAATCAGCATAAAGGGCAAGTAGGGCCGAATTCGAGCCC from Clostridia bacterium encodes the following:
- a CDS encoding S8 family peptidase, with protein sequence MFGSRRRQETPREPYRTSPDGKPRHQKIVIFDEKARRDEWFGILENCRGHILRELPLVHGMVVLVDEDESGDVESLASKRAGVVRVDDDLDIEMVYELGSLAWGPRTREDIPWGVARIHLEGVDKSGRGVKVAVLDTGVDQTHPDLAGNIKANHTLLSGAISARDDNGHGTHVIGTIAALHNGIGITGVAPKASVYAVKVLDSKGSGKLSTLIEGIGWCLDKGIKVVNMSLSSSKENQTFRDGIQNARRAGMSMVCAAGNEGPTANSVGYPAKYVETIAVTATNKDDGIADFSSRGREVALCAPGVDILSTWPGRKYRRSSGTSMASPHVAGAVALLLEADSSLSPSDIKSILQSSADRLDGASSDEQGAGIINVSAALARVSKKRVLGP